GCGGTCTTTACGTTCAAAGGTCACAAAACCATCGATCTTTGCGAAGAGGGTATCATCCCCACCGATGCCAACATTCTGGCCGGGGTGGATGGCGGTTCCGCGCTGACGGACAATGATACTTCCAGCAGAAACGAATTCTCCACCATAACGTTTTGTACCCAGTCGCTTGGAATGACTCTCGCGACCATTTTTGGAGCTACCAACACCTTTTTTATGAGCCATTGCTATTCTCCT
The genomic region above belongs to Candidatus Neomarinimicrobiota bacterium and contains:
- the rpmA gene encoding 50S ribosomal protein L27, producing the protein MAHKKGVGSSKNGRESHSKRLGTKRYGGEFVSAGSIIVRQRGTAIHPGQNVGIGGDDTLFAKIDGFVTFERKDRTRKQVSVYPEA